A DNA window from Drosophila virilis strain 15010-1051.87 chromosome 4, Dvir_AGI_RSII-ME, whole genome shotgun sequence contains the following coding sequences:
- the witty gene encoding uncharacterized protein witty isoform X1 → MCLRLMRSSAILLLLHFLSCITQGAAIKCFVCDSSDNPSCADLKSNSSIVPEECTLDKMKSLDTWLFDLNKFSYFDNGANKHPLMNCQKVVATDPDTNKLVTARFCQLDTGDSDACDILRSKLRITSDGSGSQRQRRRERDQQQQQQQQRRKGYGQDAGEQSPEEEFFCDICKTDRCNGAAAVTLTSASLLALGLLLTRPLSSC, encoded by the exons ATGTGCCTTCGCCTGATGAGGTCGTCAGctattttgttgctattgcatTTCCTCAGCTGTATAACACAAG GCGCGGCCATTAAATGTTTTGTCTGCGACTCGAGCGACAATCCCAGCTGTGCGGATCTCAAGTCGAACTCGAGCATTGTGCCTGAG GAATGCACATTGGACAAAATGAAATCTCTGGACACCTGGCTATTCGATTTGAACAAGTTCTCGTATTTCGATAATGGGGCCAACAAGCATCCGCTGATGAATTGCCAAAAGGTGGTGGCCACAGACC CTGATACCAACAAGCTGGTCACGGCGCGCTTCTGTCAGCTGGACACTGGGGACTCGGATGCGTGCGATATATTGCGCTCCAAGCTGCGCATCACCagcgacggcagcggcagccagcggcagcgacgccgcGAGCGggaccaacagcagcagcagcagcagcagcggcgcaaAGGATATGGCCAGGATGCCGGCGAGCAGTCGCCCGAGGAGGAGTTCTTTTGTGACATCTGCAAGACGGATCGCTGCAATGGGGCGGCTGCTGTGACGCTgacgtcggcgtcgctgctggcgtTGGGGCTGCTGCTGACACGCCCACTGAGCAGCTGCTGA
- the witty gene encoding uncharacterized protein witty isoform X2, producing MKSLDTWLFDLNKFSYFDNGANKHPLMNCQKVVATDPDTNKLVTARFCQLDTGDSDACDILRSKLRITSDGSGSQRQRRRERDQQQQQQQQRRKGYGQDAGEQSPEEEFFCDICKTDRCNGAAAVTLTSASLLALGLLLTRPLSSC from the exons ATGAAATCTCTGGACACCTGGCTATTCGATTTGAACAAGTTCTCGTATTTCGATAATGGGGCCAACAAGCATCCGCTGATGAATTGCCAAAAGGTGGTGGCCACAGACC CTGATACCAACAAGCTGGTCACGGCGCGCTTCTGTCAGCTGGACACTGGGGACTCGGATGCGTGCGATATATTGCGCTCCAAGCTGCGCATCACCagcgacggcagcggcagccagcggcagcgacgccgcGAGCGggaccaacagcagcagcagcagcagcagcggcgcaaAGGATATGGCCAGGATGCCGGCGAGCAGTCGCCCGAGGAGGAGTTCTTTTGTGACATCTGCAAGACGGATCGCTGCAATGGGGCGGCTGCTGTGACGCTgacgtcggcgtcgctgctggcgtTGGGGCTGCTGCTGACACGCCCACTGAGCAGCTGCTGA
- the LOC26531643 gene encoding mitogen-activated protein kinase kinase kinase 7 isoform X2, whose protein sequence is MAGVKEIYANDITITTNKLGAGGFGLVFEAKWRNRKVAAKKLIITSEENAELNKELDNLSRLRHANIVEFFGKTMIDSEFHIIMEYADCGSLDYYLHDEKSRLKNMTYLALHNLMFQCAQAVKYLHNQNPIVLHRDLKPNNLLLFDDYRTLKICDFGTVREIASKMTSSVGTPAYIAPEVLEGKIYTEKCDVYSFGIILWEVMSRKKPFHHLENRNALAINNLSTRGSEILALTHTDGRRTD, encoded by the exons ATGGCAGGTGTGAAGGAAATATATGCTAACGATATTACCATAACAACAAAT AAATTGGGTGCTGGAGGCTTTGGTTTGGTATTTGAAGCAAAATGGAGAAACAGGAAAGTGGCCgccaagaaattaattataacgTCAGAGGAGAACGCGGAACTTAATAAGGAGTTGGACAATTTATCGCGCCTTAGACATGCGAATATTGTCGAGTTTTTTGGCAAAACAATGATTGACTCTGAATTTCACATTATCATGGAGTATGCGGACTGTGGATCCCTCGATTACTATCTACACGATGAGAAAAGCAGATTGAAAAATATGACATATCTGGCTCTTCACAATTTGATGTTTCAGTGCGCCCAG GCAGTTAAGTATCTGCATAATCAGAACCCAATAGTTCTCCACCGCGATTTGAAGCCAAACAATTTGCTACTTTTTGACGATTATCGTACATTGAAAATATGTGATTTTGGTACAGTACGAGAAATTGCTTCAAAAATGACGAGTAGTGTTGGAACTCCCGCTTACATAGCACCAGag GTTCTCGAAGGAAAAATATACACGGAGAAATGCGATGTCTACAGCTTTGGCATTATACTCTGGGAAGTAATGTCACGAAAGAAACCTTTTCATCACCTGGAAAATCGAAATGCGCTCGCCATTAATAATTTATCTACGCGAG gttctgagatccttgcgcttACACATACGGACggcagacggacagactga
- the LOC26531643 gene encoding putative mitogen-activated protein kinase kinase kinase 7-like isoform X1, giving the protein MAGVKEIYANDITITTNKLGAGGFGLVFEAKWRNRKVAAKKLIITSEENAELNKELDNLSRLRHANIVEFFGKTMIDSEFHIIMEYADCGSLDYYLHDEKSRLKNMTYLALHNLMFQCAQAVKYLHNQNPIVLHRDLKPNNLLLFDDYRTLKICDFGTVREIASKMTSSVGTPAYIAPEVLEGKIYTEKCDVYSFGIILWEVMSRKKPFHHLENRNALAINNLSTRGERPKLDAIKDYKNKKTIQCLVEQCWNQNPNRRPTMQMLSLFFSFDYFAMKPLPRTSKEDYQYRTNN; this is encoded by the exons ATGGCAGGTGTGAAGGAAATATATGCTAACGATATTACCATAACAACAAAT AAATTGGGTGCTGGAGGCTTTGGTTTGGTATTTGAAGCAAAATGGAGAAACAGGAAAGTGGCCgccaagaaattaattataacgTCAGAGGAGAACGCGGAACTTAATAAGGAGTTGGACAATTTATCGCGCCTTAGACATGCGAATATTGTCGAGTTTTTTGGCAAAACAATGATTGACTCTGAATTTCACATTATCATGGAGTATGCGGACTGTGGATCCCTCGATTACTATCTACACGATGAGAAAAGCAGATTGAAAAATATGACATATCTGGCTCTTCACAATTTGATGTTTCAGTGCGCCCAG GCAGTTAAGTATCTGCATAATCAGAACCCAATAGTTCTCCACCGCGATTTGAAGCCAAACAATTTGCTACTTTTTGACGATTATCGTACATTGAAAATATGTGATTTTGGTACAGTACGAGAAATTGCTTCAAAAATGACGAGTAGTGTTGGAACTCCCGCTTACATAGCACCAGag GTTCTCGAAGGAAAAATATACACGGAGAAATGCGATGTCTACAGCTTTGGCATTATACTCTGGGAAGTAATGTCACGAAAGAAACCTTTTCATCACCTGGAAAATCGAAATGCGCTCGCCATTAATAATTTATCTACGCGAG GAGAGCGACCGAAATTGGATGCTATTAAggattataaaaataaaaagaccaTTCAATGCTTGGTTGAACAATGTTGGAACCAAAACCCAAACAGGCGGCCGACAATGCAAATGTTGTCtcttttttttagctttgattATTTTGCCATGAAACCCCTGCCGCGTACGTCTAAGGAAGATTATCAATATAGAACTAACAACTAA
- the LOC26531643 gene encoding putative mitogen-activated protein kinase kinase kinase 7-like isoform X3 produces the protein MIDSEFHIIMEYADCGSLDYYLHDEKSRLKNMTYLALHNLMFQCAQAVKYLHNQNPIVLHRDLKPNNLLLFDDYRTLKICDFGTVREIASKMTSSVGTPAYIAPEVLEGKIYTEKCDVYSFGIILWEVMSRKKPFHHLENRNALAINNLSTRGERPKLDAIKDYKNKKTIQCLVEQCWNQNPNRRPTMQMLSLFFSFDYFAMKPLPRTSKEDYQYRTNN, from the exons ATGATTGACTCTGAATTTCACATTATCATGGAGTATGCGGACTGTGGATCCCTCGATTACTATCTACACGATGAGAAAAGCAGATTGAAAAATATGACATATCTGGCTCTTCACAATTTGATGTTTCAGTGCGCCCAG GCAGTTAAGTATCTGCATAATCAGAACCCAATAGTTCTCCACCGCGATTTGAAGCCAAACAATTTGCTACTTTTTGACGATTATCGTACATTGAAAATATGTGATTTTGGTACAGTACGAGAAATTGCTTCAAAAATGACGAGTAGTGTTGGAACTCCCGCTTACATAGCACCAGag GTTCTCGAAGGAAAAATATACACGGAGAAATGCGATGTCTACAGCTTTGGCATTATACTCTGGGAAGTAATGTCACGAAAGAAACCTTTTCATCACCTGGAAAATCGAAATGCGCTCGCCATTAATAATTTATCTACGCGAG GAGAGCGACCGAAATTGGATGCTATTAAggattataaaaataaaaagaccaTTCAATGCTTGGTTGAACAATGTTGGAACCAAAACCCAAACAGGCGGCCGACAATGCAAATGTTGTCtcttttttttagctttgattATTTTGCCATGAAACCCCTGCCGCGTACGTCTAAGGAAGATTATCAATATAGAACTAACAACTAA